In the genome of Meles meles chromosome 4, mMelMel3.1 paternal haplotype, whole genome shotgun sequence, one region contains:
- the RPL15 gene encoding 60S ribosomal protein L15: protein MGAYKYIQELWRKKQSDVMRFLLRVRCWQYRQLSALHRAPRPTRPDKARRLGYKAKQGYVIYRIRVRRGGRKRPVPKGATYGKPVHHGVNQLKFARSLQSVAEERAGRHCGALRVLNSYWVGEDSTYKFFEVILIDPFHKAIRRNPDTQWITKPVHKHREMRGLTSAGRKSRGLGKGHKFHHTIGGSRRAAWRRRNTLQLHRYR, encoded by the exons ATGGGCGCTTACAAGTACATCCAGGAGCTATGGAGGAAGAAGCAGTCCGATGTAATGCGCTTTCTTCTCAGGGTGCGCTGCTGGCAGTACCGCCAGCTCTCTGCGCTCCACAGGGCCCCCCGCCCAACGCGGCCCGATAAAGCGCGCAGGCTGGGGTACAAGGCCAAGCAAG GTTATGTCATATATCGGATTCGTGTGCGTCGTGGTGGCCGCAAACGCCCTGTTCCTAAGGGTGCTACCTACGGCAAGCCTGTCCATCATGGTGTTAATCAGCTAAAGTTTGCACGAAGCCTTCAATCTGTTGCGGAG GAGCGAGCTGGACGTCACTGTGGGGCTCTAAGAGTCTTGAATTCTTACTGGGTTGGTGaagattccacatacaaattCTTTGAGGTTATCCTCATTGATCCATTCCATAAAGCTATCAGAAGAAATCCTGACACCCAGTGGATTACCAAACCAGTTCACAAGCACAGGGAGATGCGAGGGCTGACATCTGCAGGCCGAAAGAGCCGTGGCCTTGGAAAGGGTCACAAGTTCCACCACACTATTGGTGGTTCTCGCCGTGCAGCATGGAGAAGACGCaatactctccagctccaccGTTACCGCTAA